One Arthrobacter sp. StoSoilB19 DNA window includes the following coding sequences:
- a CDS encoding YraN family protein, which yields MKSKDLLGRRGEDLAVGYLEALGMLVVERNWRCAGGEIDIVALDGDALVIAEVKTRRSLDYGHPFEAVGPEKLARLHRLAAAWCRDRELRMPLRRVDVIAVVDDGGGEPVVEHLKGVG from the coding sequence ATGAAATCCAAAGACCTGTTGGGCCGGCGGGGCGAAGACCTTGCCGTGGGCTATCTTGAAGCGCTGGGCATGCTGGTGGTGGAGCGCAACTGGCGGTGCGCCGGGGGCGAGATTGATATCGTCGCCCTCGACGGCGATGCACTGGTGATCGCCGAAGTCAAAACCCGCCGTTCGCTCGACTACGGCCATCCGTTTGAAGCCGTCGGTCCGGAAAAGCTGGCCCGGCTGCACCGCCTCGCTGCTGCCTGGTGCCGTGACCGCGAACTGCGGATGCCGCTGCGCCGCGTGGACGTCATAGCCGTCGTGGACGACGGCGGCGGGGAACCCGTGGTCGAACACCTCAAGGGGGTGGGGTAA
- the rplS gene encoding 50S ribosomal protein L19 — protein MHILDSVDAASLRNDVPEFRAGDTLKVHVNIIEGKNTRVQVFQGFVLGRQGDGVRETFTVRKVSFGVGVERTFPVHSPIIEKIEVVTKGDVRRAKLYYMRALRGKAAKIKEKRDFSSAK, from the coding sequence ATGCATATTCTCGATTCCGTCGATGCAGCCTCGCTGCGCAACGATGTTCCCGAGTTCCGCGCCGGCGACACCCTCAAGGTGCACGTGAACATCATCGAAGGCAAGAACACCCGTGTCCAGGTCTTCCAGGGCTTCGTCCTGGGCCGCCAGGGCGACGGCGTGCGCGAAACCTTCACCGTTCGCAAGGTCTCCTTCGGTGTCGGCGTGGAGCGTACCTTCCCGGTGCACTCCCCGATCATCGAAAAGATCGAGGTTGTCACCAAGGGTGACGTCCGCCGCGCCAAGCTGTACTACATGCGTGCACTGCGTGGCAAGGCCGCGAAGATCAAGGAAAAGCGCGACTTCAGCTCCGCCAAGTAA
- a CDS encoding ribonuclease HII, with the protein MKARPGSKPAARGAKAPTLRHERTFKAQGVRLLAGVDEVGRGALAGPVSVGIAVVDLERQKPLAGVRDSKLLSPAERERLDPLVRRWSIASAVGHASAGEIDSLGIIAALRLAGTRAWNSIISAGIIPEAVLLDGSHNWLSPAGQLSLFDQPVLEAACEAPVHTKVKADMQCLSVAAASVIAKVERDRMMRELHTEYPDYGWDINKGYATAAHRNVLRAAGPTPYHRVSWRLLGGELQDAEVPDGDEPYED; encoded by the coding sequence GTGAAGGCGCGCCCCGGCTCAAAACCGGCAGCACGCGGAGCCAAGGCGCCCACGCTGCGGCACGAGCGTACCTTCAAGGCCCAGGGGGTGCGCCTGCTTGCCGGGGTGGATGAGGTTGGCCGGGGTGCCCTCGCCGGTCCTGTCAGCGTGGGAATCGCCGTCGTTGACCTGGAACGCCAGAAGCCGCTTGCAGGCGTGCGGGACAGCAAACTCCTAAGCCCTGCGGAACGGGAACGGCTGGATCCCCTGGTGCGCCGGTGGAGCATCGCATCGGCGGTGGGACACGCTTCCGCCGGCGAGATAGATTCACTCGGCATCATCGCTGCCCTTCGGCTGGCGGGAACCCGCGCGTGGAACAGCATCATCAGCGCCGGCATCATCCCGGAGGCTGTGCTGCTTGATGGAAGCCACAACTGGCTTTCCCCGGCAGGCCAGCTGTCCCTGTTCGACCAGCCCGTGCTGGAGGCCGCGTGTGAAGCCCCGGTCCATACCAAGGTCAAGGCGGACATGCAGTGCCTCAGCGTCGCGGCCGCAAGTGTTATTGCCAAGGTGGAACGGGACCGGATGATGCGGGAACTGCACACCGAATATCCCGATTACGGCTGGGACATCAACAAGGGATACGCCACGGCAGCCCATCGGAACGTCCTACGCGCCGCCGGGCCCACACCGTACCACAGGGTAAGCTGGCGGCTGCTTGGCGGGGAACTGCAGGACGCCGAGGTGCCCGACGGGGACGAACCGTACGAAGACTGA
- a CDS encoding beta-ketoacyl-[acyl-carrier-protein] synthase II, producing MTRKVVITGLGATTPIGGDVPTMWSNALKGVSGARTLEDDWVAKYELPVHFAARCSTPALDVLSRVEAKRMDPSTQFGVIAAREAWADSGITEFDQDRLAVAFATGIGGVWTLLDAWDTLKEKGPRRVLPMTVPMLMPNGVAAAVSLDLGARAGAHTPVSACASGTEAMHLGLELIRSGKADVVMCGGAEAAIHPMPLAAFASMQALSRRNDDPQGASRPYDTGRDGFVMGEGAGALVLEAEEHALARGARIYAELAGTSVTADAYHITAPDPQGLGATRALKAAMFDGRIQAEDVVHVNAHATSTPVGDKPEYTALRAALGSHVDDVAVSATKSQMGHLLGASGAVEAVLTVLAVHDRKAPVTINLENQDPEIPLDVVTSARDLPAGNIVALSNSFGFGGHNAVVAIRSI from the coding sequence ATGACACGCAAAGTAGTCATTACCGGTCTGGGCGCCACTACGCCCATCGGCGGCGATGTGCCCACAATGTGGAGCAACGCCCTCAAGGGGGTCTCCGGTGCCCGCACCCTGGAGGACGACTGGGTAGCCAAGTACGAACTCCCTGTCCACTTCGCCGCACGGTGCAGCACGCCGGCCCTTGATGTCCTCAGCCGCGTCGAGGCCAAGCGGATGGACCCGTCCACCCAGTTCGGCGTCATCGCTGCCCGGGAAGCCTGGGCCGATTCGGGCATCACGGAATTCGACCAGGACCGGCTGGCTGTTGCCTTTGCCACCGGCATCGGTGGCGTCTGGACGCTGCTGGACGCCTGGGACACCCTGAAGGAAAAGGGCCCGCGCCGCGTCCTGCCCATGACGGTGCCCATGCTCATGCCCAATGGTGTTGCCGCGGCCGTGAGCCTGGACCTCGGTGCCCGCGCCGGCGCCCACACCCCCGTCTCCGCCTGCGCCTCCGGCACGGAGGCCATGCACCTTGGCCTGGAGCTCATCCGCTCGGGCAAGGCCGACGTCGTCATGTGCGGCGGCGCCGAGGCAGCCATCCACCCCATGCCGCTGGCAGCATTTGCCTCGATGCAGGCGCTGTCCCGCCGGAACGATGATCCCCAGGGCGCCTCACGCCCGTACGACACCGGCCGTGACGGCTTCGTCATGGGCGAAGGTGCCGGCGCCCTGGTCCTCGAGGCCGAGGAACACGCCCTGGCCCGCGGAGCCCGCATCTATGCCGAGCTCGCCGGTACGTCCGTCACCGCTGACGCCTACCACATCACTGCCCCGGATCCCCAGGGGCTTGGCGCCACCCGCGCTCTGAAGGCGGCCATGTTCGACGGCCGGATCCAGGCTGAGGACGTGGTTCACGTCAACGCCCACGCCACCTCCACCCCTGTCGGCGACAAGCCCGAGTACACGGCCCTGCGTGCGGCCCTGGGCAGCCACGTGGACGACGTGGCGGTCTCTGCCACCAAGTCGCAGATGGGCCACCTCCTGGGCGCTTCGGGGGCGGTTGAGGCTGTCCTCACCGTACTGGCCGTCCATGACCGCAAGGCGCCGGTGACCATCAACCTCGAAAACCAGGATCCGGAGATCCCGCTCGACGTGGTCACCTCCGCCCGCGACCTCCCTGCAGGGAACATCGTGGCACTGAGCAACTCCTTTGGCTTCGGCGGACACAACGCCGTCGTGGCCATCCGCAGCATCTAG
- a CDS encoding tyrosine recombinase XerC: MDNEELPGELAKALDAFAGYLSGERGMSAHTMRAYLGDLRSLLAHAASEGVAGLKELELGTFRRWLGSQSSAGASRATLARRSATARAFTAWAVREELITADPALRLKAPKREGSLPGVLQASQLARILEGLERAAAEGEPLAVRNRAIVELLYATGIRVGELAGLDVDDLDPDRRTLRVIGKGNKERTVPFGVPAAVAVDDWLRRGRPGLVKDTSGPALFLGARGGRVDQRQVRALVNALFEALGDTSASGPHALRHSAATHLLDGGADLRAVQEILGHSSLATTQIYTHVSVDRLRKSYQQAHPRA; this comes from the coding sequence GTGGACAATGAAGAACTGCCCGGGGAACTGGCCAAGGCACTGGACGCGTTCGCCGGGTACCTGTCAGGGGAGCGCGGGATGTCCGCCCATACCATGCGTGCGTACCTGGGCGACCTGCGCAGCCTCCTGGCCCATGCTGCATCGGAAGGCGTGGCAGGGCTGAAGGAGCTTGAACTGGGGACGTTCCGCCGCTGGCTTGGCAGCCAAAGTTCGGCGGGCGCCTCGCGGGCGACGCTGGCACGCCGGTCTGCCACGGCACGGGCCTTCACCGCCTGGGCCGTACGGGAGGAACTCATCACCGCAGACCCGGCCCTGCGGCTGAAGGCACCCAAACGCGAGGGGTCCCTGCCGGGGGTCCTGCAGGCCTCCCAGCTCGCGCGCATACTGGAGGGCCTGGAAAGGGCGGCCGCGGAGGGCGAACCGCTGGCTGTACGCAACCGTGCGATCGTGGAGCTGCTTTACGCCACAGGTATCCGGGTAGGCGAACTCGCCGGACTGGACGTCGACGACCTTGACCCGGACCGCCGGACGCTGCGGGTTATCGGCAAGGGCAACAAGGAACGCACGGTTCCGTTTGGAGTCCCGGCCGCGGTGGCCGTGGACGACTGGCTCCGGCGCGGGCGCCCGGGACTGGTGAAGGACACCAGCGGGCCCGCCCTCTTCCTCGGTGCCCGCGGTGGACGGGTCGACCAGCGGCAGGTGCGCGCCCTGGTCAACGCCCTGTTTGAGGCGCTCGGTGATACCTCCGCGTCCGGGCCCCACGCCCTGCGCCACTCGGCGGCCACTCATCTGCTCGACGGCGGCGCGGACCTCCGGGCAGTGCAGGAGATTCTTGGCCACAGCAGCCTGGCCACCACCCAGATCTACACACACGTCTCGGTTGACCGGCTCCGGAAGAGTTACCAGCAGGCGCATCCCAGGGCCTGA
- a CDS encoding YifB family Mg chelatase-like AAA ATPase: protein MSLGRTYSIALVGLNGYMVEVEADIGQTLPAFVILGLPDASLNEAKERIRSAAKNSGIPLSRRKITANLIPASLPKRGSGFDLAVTMAVLRAANDIKPTGRTVFIAELGLDGRLRPVRGILPAVMASVQAGYPEIVVAQANLAEASLVPGAKVRGYRTLARLALDFGADPQELALDFEPDEADDAGDGQALPGPCPDMADVSGQGEARRALEVAAAGAHHLLLTGPPGAGKTMLAERLPGLLPDLGDHESMEVTAIHSLCGLPASSVQLLRRPPFENPHHSATAAAIIGGGTGLPRPGAASRAHRGVLFLDEAPEYERRVLDALRQPLESGELVIHRSAGTAAYPARFQLVLAANPCPCGKASGKGLDCTCTPVMRRRYLARMSGPLLDRVDIQLQVERVSLAEFGQAGAEEGTASVAGRVLDARARQAERLRCFGLETNSQVPGRILRGELRLPAAATRILDQSLERGVLTARGYDRVLRLAWTLADLGHRDTPDPNDIGQALGLRQASAAAA from the coding sequence ATGTCCCTCGGGCGCACCTACTCCATCGCCCTCGTGGGGCTCAACGGCTACATGGTGGAAGTCGAGGCTGACATCGGCCAGACGCTCCCGGCCTTCGTCATTCTTGGGCTGCCGGACGCTTCCCTCAACGAAGCCAAGGAGCGCATCCGCTCAGCCGCGAAGAACTCCGGGATCCCGCTCAGCCGAAGGAAGATCACCGCAAACCTCATTCCTGCCTCACTGCCGAAACGAGGCTCCGGCTTCGATCTCGCCGTCACCATGGCCGTCCTCCGGGCAGCGAACGACATCAAGCCCACGGGGCGCACAGTCTTTATCGCCGAGCTGGGGCTCGACGGGAGGCTGCGGCCGGTGCGGGGAATCCTGCCGGCGGTCATGGCGTCGGTGCAGGCCGGGTATCCGGAGATCGTGGTGGCCCAGGCCAACCTCGCCGAGGCCTCCCTGGTCCCCGGAGCCAAGGTGCGCGGGTACCGCACGCTTGCCCGGCTTGCCCTCGACTTTGGGGCGGACCCCCAGGAACTTGCCCTGGACTTCGAACCGGACGAGGCCGATGACGCCGGTGACGGCCAGGCGCTTCCCGGCCCGTGTCCCGACATGGCAGACGTCTCCGGGCAGGGCGAAGCCCGCAGGGCTCTGGAAGTGGCGGCGGCGGGCGCCCATCATCTGCTCCTTACCGGGCCGCCAGGAGCCGGCAAGACCATGCTGGCGGAGCGGCTGCCGGGCCTCCTGCCGGACCTTGGCGACCACGAGTCCATGGAAGTCACGGCCATCCACTCGCTGTGCGGCCTGCCCGCATCCTCGGTACAGCTCCTGCGCCGGCCGCCGTTCGAGAACCCGCACCACTCAGCCACCGCTGCCGCCATCATCGGCGGCGGGACCGGCCTGCCCCGGCCGGGGGCAGCATCACGTGCCCACCGGGGCGTGCTTTTCCTGGATGAGGCACCGGAGTACGAGCGGCGTGTCCTGGACGCGCTGCGGCAGCCGCTGGAGAGCGGGGAGCTGGTTATCCACCGGTCAGCCGGAACAGCCGCCTATCCGGCCCGTTTCCAGCTGGTGCTCGCCGCCAACCCCTGCCCCTGCGGCAAGGCATCGGGCAAGGGGCTGGACTGCACCTGCACACCCGTGATGCGCCGCCGCTATCTGGCCAGGATGTCCGGGCCCCTGCTGGACCGGGTGGACATCCAACTGCAGGTGGAGCGCGTATCCCTGGCCGAGTTTGGCCAAGCGGGCGCGGAAGAGGGCACTGCATCAGTGGCAGGCCGGGTCCTGGACGCGCGTGCCCGGCAGGCGGAACGGTTACGGTGCTTCGGCCTGGAGACCAATTCCCAGGTGCCGGGGCGCATCCTCCGCGGTGAACTGCGTCTCCCCGCGGCCGCGACCCGGATCCTTGACCAGTCCCTGGAGCGGGGGGTACTTACCGCCCGCGGGTATGACCGTGTCCTTCGGCTCGCGTGGACGCTGGCGGACCTGGGGCACCGCGATACGCCGGACCCGAACGACATCGGACAAGCCCTGGGCCTGCGGCAGGCTTCGGCGGCCGCGGCATGA
- a CDS encoding DUF3145 domain-containing protein, with protein MSVAMTRGVLFVHSAPTALCPHVEWAVGAVVDKRTDLEWTPQPAAPGMFRAELSWTGTPGTGSKLASCLRGWAHLRYEVTEEPSQGVDGGRWSHTPELGIFHAVTDVHGNIMVSEDRIRYAYESGAGDPAAVYHELSLALGEAWDEELEPFRHAAEGAPVRWLHQVG; from the coding sequence ATGTCTGTTGCAATGACCCGCGGTGTGCTGTTCGTTCACTCGGCCCCTACGGCGCTGTGCCCCCACGTTGAGTGGGCAGTCGGCGCCGTGGTGGACAAGCGGACGGACCTTGAGTGGACCCCGCAGCCTGCTGCGCCCGGAATGTTCCGGGCCGAACTGTCCTGGACCGGAACCCCCGGAACGGGATCGAAACTGGCGTCCTGCCTGCGCGGTTGGGCGCATCTCCGCTATGAGGTGACGGAGGAGCCCAGCCAGGGCGTGGATGGTGGCCGGTGGTCGCACACCCCCGAACTGGGGATCTTCCATGCCGTCACAGACGTCCACGGCAACATCATGGTGTCCGAGGACCGCATCCGGTACGCCTACGAGTCCGGAGCCGGCGACCCCGCCGCCGTCTACCACGAGCTGTCCCTCGCCCTCGGCGAGGCGTGGGACGAAGAACTTGAACCGTTCCGCCACGCTGCCGAAGGCGCTCCCGTCCGCTGGCTGCACCAGGTGGGCTGA
- a CDS encoding DUF2469 domain-containing protein, giving the protein MSAEDLENYETDMELQLYREYRDVVGLFSYVVETERRFYLANHVDLQARSADGEVYFDLTLQDAWVWDVYRSARFVKSVRVLTFKDVNVEELPRNEELALPKDVDLGS; this is encoded by the coding sequence ATGAGTGCTGAGGATCTTGAGAACTATGAAACCGACATGGAGCTTCAGCTCTATCGTGAATACCGCGACGTGGTCGGCCTCTTCAGCTACGTTGTCGAGACCGAACGGCGCTTTTACCTGGCCAACCATGTGGACCTCCAGGCCCGCAGCGCCGATGGTGAGGTCTATTTCGACCTGACCCTCCAGGACGCCTGGGTATGGGATGTCTACCGCTCGGCACGGTTCGTCAAAAGCGTCAGGGTCCTGACCTTCAAGGACGTGAACGTGGAGGAACTGCCCCGCAACGAGGAACTGGCCCTGCCCAAGGATGTAGACCTGGGCAGCTAG
- the rimM gene encoding ribosome maturation factor RimM (Essential for efficient processing of 16S rRNA) gives MQLQVARIGKPHGIRGEVTVQVLTDAPEDRFVPGTEFVVEDAAAGRLTVRSARWNKDILLLGFEEVADRNQAETLRGAKLFIETEELDGDDDEGWYEHELVGLEARVRAQVVGKVTALNTMPVQDLLMVTTPDGKEILIPFVEQIVPEVNIEEGFILLTPPDGLFELNTDEAAAPEPESRD, from the coding sequence ATGCAGCTTCAGGTGGCACGGATCGGCAAGCCGCACGGCATTCGCGGGGAAGTCACCGTCCAGGTGCTGACGGACGCTCCGGAGGACCGCTTTGTCCCGGGAACGGAATTCGTCGTTGAGGACGCCGCGGCAGGACGGCTGACCGTGCGGAGTGCGCGCTGGAACAAGGACATCCTGCTGCTCGGTTTTGAGGAGGTGGCGGACCGCAACCAGGCTGAAACCCTCCGCGGCGCCAAGCTGTTCATCGAAACCGAAGAACTGGACGGGGATGATGACGAGGGCTGGTACGAGCACGAGCTTGTCGGCCTGGAGGCCCGGGTAAGGGCGCAGGTTGTGGGCAAGGTGACTGCGCTGAACACCATGCCCGTGCAGGACCTTCTCATGGTCACCACCCCGGACGGCAAGGAAATCCTCATCCCGTTCGTGGAGCAGATCGTGCCTGAGGTGAATATCGAGGAAGGCTTCATCCTCCTCACCCCGCCGGACGGACTCTTCGAACTCAACACCGACGAAGCCGCTGCCCCGGAACCGGAAAGCAGGGACTAG
- the dprA gene encoding DNA-processing protein DprA, with protein MTPRDAERLARAALSRLMEPQDTAGLALVQMAGATDALRIAAGEVAPGPDLERGMTSLLADSGAAGSWAGLAAALKRWRPRLPDLAPERDLATMARLGGRLIIPGDELWPAQLADLGIQEPICLWWRGQEQPLPGADKSIALVGSRDSTSYGASVTGDIAYSLAQRGFTVVSGGAYGIDAHAHRAALAGSSSAVPTIAVMAGGVDRFYPSGNDDLLRAVANQGAVLAEVPPGSAPTRYRFLQRNRLIAALSAVTVVVEARWRSGALNTAHHAETLGRAVGAVPGSVHSANSAGCHRLLRDGGAVCVTDAAEVAELASPSGAALPDQPTADAAVQDGLTLEDLILLDALPLRSTASVEKLSAVAGLGQDSVRAGLGRLGLLGLAVSERGGWKRGKA; from the coding sequence ATGACACCCAGGGATGCCGAACGGCTGGCCCGGGCCGCCCTGTCACGGCTCATGGAGCCCCAGGACACCGCGGGCCTGGCCCTTGTCCAGATGGCAGGGGCAACGGACGCGCTGCGCATCGCTGCCGGTGAGGTGGCACCCGGGCCCGACCTGGAGCGCGGGATGACATCGCTGCTGGCTGACAGCGGGGCTGCCGGCAGTTGGGCCGGACTGGCAGCCGCGTTGAAGCGTTGGCGGCCACGGCTGCCCGACCTTGCGCCCGAACGCGACCTGGCCACCATGGCCCGGCTCGGCGGACGCCTCATCATTCCCGGTGATGAGCTGTGGCCGGCCCAACTTGCCGACTTGGGAATCCAGGAGCCCATCTGCCTTTGGTGGCGCGGGCAGGAACAACCGCTGCCGGGTGCGGACAAATCCATCGCCCTCGTGGGATCGCGGGACAGCACCAGCTATGGTGCGTCCGTGACAGGGGACATCGCGTACTCGCTGGCGCAGCGGGGTTTCACGGTGGTCTCCGGCGGAGCTTACGGAATCGACGCTCATGCCCACAGAGCCGCCCTCGCCGGCAGTTCCTCCGCCGTCCCCACCATCGCCGTCATGGCCGGGGGAGTGGACCGCTTCTATCCATCCGGTAATGACGACCTGCTGCGGGCCGTGGCAAACCAGGGTGCGGTGCTGGCCGAGGTACCACCGGGGTCGGCCCCTACCCGCTACCGCTTCCTCCAGAGGAACCGCCTCATTGCTGCCCTCTCCGCGGTGACAGTGGTGGTGGAGGCGCGCTGGCGGTCTGGGGCGCTTAATACCGCCCATCACGCAGAGACCCTGGGCCGAGCCGTCGGGGCCGTACCCGGATCCGTCCACAGTGCCAACTCCGCCGGTTGCCACCGACTCCTCCGGGACGGGGGAGCCGTCTGCGTCACCGACGCGGCTGAAGTGGCCGAACTCGCCTCGCCGAGTGGAGCTGCCCTTCCCGATCAGCCCACCGCAGACGCTGCAGTGCAGGACGGGCTGACCCTGGAGGACCTGATCCTGCTGGACGCGCTTCCGCTTCGCTCCACTGCGTCCGTGGAAAAGCTCTCAGCAGTGGCCGGGCTTGGCCAGGACTCCGTAAGGGCAGGACTTGGGAGGCTGGGGCTGCTGGGACTCGCCGTATCGGAGCGGGGCGGCTGGAAACGCGGCAAGGCATGA
- the lepB gene encoding signal peptidase I encodes MPENHARKPEPRHDGASETPTVPVPPVPGDTPETAAPVHRRHRTASKAAAAKSSGNPVLGWLREIATVVVIAVVLSFLIKTFLFRAFFIPSESMVNTLDVDDRIFVNLLVPEPFALSRGDVVVFRDTKGWLPPAPAKAQGPFTWVQDGLTFVGLLPDNSEQHLVKRVIGLPGDHVVCCDAGGKLTINGTAIDETYINPAEVPQIRNFDVTVPEGKVWVMGDNRNHSADSRAHMETDGGFINLKDLEGKAAVIAWPLNRIKTLDNYPDVFRSVPAAH; translated from the coding sequence ATGCCCGAGAATCACGCGCGGAAACCTGAACCGCGCCATGACGGCGCATCAGAAACGCCCACCGTTCCAGTTCCCCCCGTACCCGGCGACACCCCGGAAACCGCCGCCCCCGTCCATCGGCGGCACAGGACGGCGTCGAAGGCAGCGGCCGCCAAGTCCAGCGGCAATCCCGTGCTCGGCTGGCTCAGGGAAATCGCCACGGTGGTGGTCATCGCCGTGGTGCTGTCCTTCCTTATCAAGACCTTCCTGTTCCGGGCATTCTTCATTCCCTCGGAATCCATGGTGAACACCCTCGACGTGGATGACAGGATCTTCGTGAACCTCCTGGTGCCGGAGCCCTTCGCGCTCAGCCGCGGCGACGTGGTGGTATTCCGTGACACCAAGGGCTGGCTGCCGCCGGCCCCGGCCAAGGCACAGGGACCGTTCACCTGGGTCCAGGACGGCCTGACGTTCGTCGGCCTCCTGCCCGACAACTCCGAACAGCACTTGGTCAAGCGTGTCATCGGGCTCCCGGGCGACCACGTTGTCTGCTGTGACGCCGGCGGTAAACTGACCATTAACGGGACCGCGATTGACGAGACCTACATCAATCCCGCGGAAGTCCCGCAGATCCGCAACTTTGACGTCACCGTACCGGAAGGCAAGGTGTGGGTGATGGGTGACAACCGGAACCACTCTGCCGATTCCCGTGCGCACATGGAGACTGACGGCGGATTCATCAATCTCAAGGACCTCGAAGGCAAGGCCGCGGTCATCGCCTGGCCGCTGAACAGGATCAAGACCCTGGACAACTACCCGGACGTGTTCCGCAGCGTCCCGGCGGCCCACTGA
- the lepB gene encoding signal peptidase I translates to MHQTKRQPRKMGWRFVLLALLLAVAISGVVRSLWLDVYFIPSDSMEPLLQGGDRILVSRTDFQSEPIRHGDVVVFDGRGSFAPLNSGKGPLPDAAAAAMQWLGLTGSDTTYVKRVIGLPGDTVACCDAGGKVTVNGTPMDEPYIFSGDAPSTQKFSTAVPEGRLWLMGDHRSVSADSRSLLGAPGGGLVPLDRVIGRPVQILWPLDRFAPVARPPAAGPTTQNGR, encoded by the coding sequence ATGCACCAGACAAAACGCCAGCCCCGCAAAATGGGCTGGCGTTTTGTTTTACTGGCCCTGCTCCTCGCGGTGGCCATCAGCGGAGTGGTCCGGTCCCTGTGGCTTGACGTCTACTTTATCCCCTCGGATTCCATGGAGCCGCTCCTGCAGGGCGGGGACCGGATCCTGGTGTCACGCACGGACTTCCAGTCCGAACCCATCCGGCACGGGGACGTCGTTGTCTTCGATGGCCGTGGCAGCTTTGCACCGTTGAACAGCGGCAAGGGTCCGCTGCCGGACGCAGCCGCTGCCGCCATGCAGTGGCTCGGCCTGACCGGCAGCGACACAACCTACGTCAAACGGGTCATCGGCCTTCCCGGCGACACGGTGGCCTGCTGTGACGCCGGCGGCAAAGTCACCGTCAACGGCACACCCATGGATGAGCCCTACATTTTTTCCGGCGACGCGCCGAGCACGCAGAAGTTCAGCACCGCGGTTCCGGAGGGCAGGCTTTGGCTGATGGGGGACCACCGCTCGGTGTCCGCTGACTCCCGCAGCCTGCTCGGTGCTCCCGGCGGCGGACTGGTTCCGCTGGACAGGGTGATTGGCCGGCCGGTCCAGATCCTTTGGCCGCTTGATAGATTTGCTCCAGTAGCACGGCCGCCCGCAGCGGGGCCGACAACACAGAACGGACGGTAA
- the trmD gene encoding tRNA (guanosine(37)-N1)-methyltransferase TrmD: MRIDVVSIFPEYLAPLELSLIGKARHDGILDLHVHDLRSFTTDKHRTVDDTPYGGGAGMVMKPEPWAQALAAVAEERPDPQRKPVLIVPSPAGERFTQALAYELAEEQHLAFACGRYEGIDERVIEWAQEHFTVRPVSLGDYVLNGGEVAVLAMVEAIGRLLPGVVGNPESLVEESHSDGLLEYPVYTKPSMWRDREVPPVLLSGNHGRIAQWRRHEQYRRTAARRPDLLEGFDAGSLPRADRTELHNLGYDIVDGRLVRRPEAAAAPQD; this comes from the coding sequence ATGCGCATCGACGTCGTCAGCATCTTCCCTGAATACCTCGCCCCGCTTGAACTCTCGCTGATTGGCAAGGCCCGCCACGACGGCATCCTGGACCTGCACGTCCATGACCTGCGCAGCTTCACCACGGACAAGCACCGCACTGTGGACGACACCCCGTACGGCGGCGGCGCCGGAATGGTCATGAAGCCCGAACCCTGGGCCCAGGCACTCGCCGCCGTGGCGGAGGAGCGGCCGGATCCGCAGCGCAAGCCGGTCCTCATCGTCCCATCCCCGGCCGGCGAGCGGTTCACCCAGGCCCTCGCCTATGAACTGGCCGAGGAACAGCACCTGGCGTTTGCGTGCGGGCGGTATGAGGGCATCGATGAACGGGTCATCGAATGGGCGCAGGAACACTTCACGGTCCGGCCTGTCAGCCTGGGCGACTATGTGCTGAACGGCGGGGAAGTGGCCGTCCTGGCCATGGTGGAAGCCATTGGCCGCCTGCTGCCCGGTGTAGTGGGCAATCCCGAATCCCTGGTGGAGGAATCCCACTCGGACGGACTCCTGGAATATCCGGTCTACACCAAGCCTTCCATGTGGCGTGACCGCGAGGTGCCGCCGGTGCTCCTGAGCGGCAACCACGGCAGGATCGCCCAATGGCGGCGCCACGAGCAGTACCGCCGCACAGCGGCGCGGCGTCCGGACCTCCTGGAAGGGTTCGACGCCGGCAGCCTCCCGCGTGCCGACCGCACCGAATTGCACAACCTGGGGTATGACATCGTGGATGGCAGGCTGGTCCGCCGGCCGGAAGCGGCAGCCGCGCCGCAGGATTAG
- a CDS encoding acyl carrier protein, which produces MASNEEILAGLAEIVNEETGLAPEAVELDKSFTEDLDIDSISMMTIVVNAEEKFGVRIPDEEVKNLKTVGDAVSFIAGAQA; this is translated from the coding sequence ATGGCTAGCAACGAAGAGATCCTGGCCGGCTTGGCTGAAATCGTCAACGAGGAAACCGGCCTGGCCCCGGAGGCCGTCGAGCTGGACAAGTCCTTCACCGAGGACCTGGACATCGACTCCATCTCCATGATGACCATCGTGGTCAACGCCGAGGAAAAGTTCGGCGTCCGCATCCCGGACGAAGAGGTCAAGAACCTCAAGACTGTTGGCGACGCCGTCAGCTTCATCGCCGGAGCACAGGCCTAG